A DNA window from Candidatus Krumholzibacteriia bacterium contains the following coding sequences:
- the nikR gene encoding nickel-responsive transcriptional regulator NikR, giving the protein MTDTLTRFTVSLPTSLLASVDQEMVERGYSSRSEFVRDLIRDRLARRTWDEGVDEVFGTLTILYDHHVPGLAEKIMEAQHTHLVNVLCTTHVHVSHDDCLEAIILRGRPDEIENMVLTIGGMKGVRSAHLSPAVP; this is encoded by the coding sequence ATGACCGACACGCTCACACGCTTCACCGTGTCCCTGCCCACCAGCCTGCTCGCGAGTGTCGACCAGGAGATGGTCGAGCGCGGCTACAGCTCGCGATCGGAGTTCGTGCGCGATCTCATCCGCGATCGCCTCGCCCGCCGCACCTGGGACGAGGGCGTCGACGAGGTCTTCGGTACGCTCACCATTCTCTACGACCACCACGTGCCCGGCCTGGCCGAGAAGATCATGGAGGCGCAGCACACGCACCTGGTGAACGTGCTGTGCACCACCCACGTACACGTGAGCCACGACGACTGCCTCGAGGCGATCATCCTGCGCGGTCGTCCCGACGAGATCGAGAACATGGTCCTGACCATCGGTGGCATGAAGGGCGTGCGCTCGGCGCACCTGAGCCCGGCGGTTCCCTAG